A stretch of DNA from Ochotona princeps isolate mOchPri1 chromosome 13, mOchPri1.hap1, whole genome shotgun sequence:
CCGTCTTTCTTTTTAGGGTCCCTCAAGGGCCAGGGAAGCACAGAGAGGTTTAGCCAAGTGTCTGAAGGCAATAGAACCCAGAACAGCCCCTCTCTTCTAGTTGGCCAGGAGTTCATAGTAGAAGGATTCTAATAGTTCTCCAAGGACTCTGGTAGCTAGAGAGGAAGAATATAAAAATGACTACACAGTTGGTTTCCTCAAAACATGGGACCTGAGATAACTTGACCCTGTGTGCTCTTCTGCCTCTCTTGGTAGAGTTGTTATCAAACTCATGAATCTCATGGCCTATGCTGTCATTTGTAGCTGCTCAGTGTAGATCGACTGAACCTTTACGCTGCTTCCCTGCGAGTATGCTTCCTGCTGTTTGAGAGCATGCGGGAGCACCTCAAGTTTCAGCTGGAGGTGAGTTGaccttgaaagaaaaagaaaaaaatacatagatatgTGACATCCTCAGTGGGACTGTGCTTTCGGGTGGGACTTAGGAGCTTCCTGTAGAAGGGCACTTTGAATCCCCATGGTTGGATACATTGACTAACTACGATAGGAAAGTTCAGAGAAGCCTAACAAAAGTTGGCCAACTATAAACTAGGGGAATTCAAATAGGAGAACCTCATCATGAGGGGAATAGCTTCTCTGTTTCACAAGCAGGCAAGTCAAATGAACACTGTTAACATGCAGAAAGTTACTCTGAAACAAGACCAGGACAACCTCACATGGAGGCCACAGAAATAGTGATGGACAGCTTGTTGGAGATCAGCCATGAGGCAGAGAGCCATACGATACAGCTCAGCACGGATGCCAAAGAGGATGATCGATTTTAGGGGAGGAACATTTTGGAGTATCTCTTAATGTATACCTTGTAGCTGTGCTACTGTTTCCTGTTTAAGGCTGTTTTTgttcaattttgtttttgtttttttcttgtctcacTCCTTTTCCCCAACCAAATGGTAATCACTGGGTTATTGTCAGATGTacatcaaaaagctcatggagatCATCACTGTGGAGAACCCCAAGATGCCTTACGAGATGAAGGAGATGGCACTGGAGGCCATCGTGCAGCTGTGGCGCATCCCAAGCTTTGTCACTGAGCTCTACATCAACTATGACTGTGACTTCTACTGTTCAAACCTCTTTGAAGACCTCACCAAGCTGTTGTCCAAGGTACTGAGCATTGCCGCTGCCTTCAGATTGAAGGCTGTCTCGGGCAGATCTATGGTGGCAGTGATATTCCATACCAGGAAGGAAATGTCTGagagccaggaaacagaaagaagaaagacccTTTCTAAGAGTAATGTTAGAAATTATAGAAGACTTCAGGATTCTGGGAAAATGATCAGTGTGTAAAATGTTCTAATATTGTATCTAACGGTTTCTTTACTTTCCAGAATGCCTTCCCTGTGTCGGGTCAACTCTATACAACACACCTGCTGTCTCTTGATGCCCTGTTGACAGTAATCGACAGCACTGAGGCACACTGTCAGACCAAAGTCCTCAATAGCCTCACCCAACAGGAGAAGAAAGAACCAGCCCAAGTCAGCCATGAGGCAGTGGATGTCACCCAAGAAGCTAGCAATAGTGAGAGGCATTTCTTTCTTGGAGGATTCTGTGTTTACCTCTTCTCTGCTTTgagtcctttcttctttctcttcatgtTACTTTCCTGGGCTGCTTCCAATTCTGTTTCCAGGGTTTTATGGTTTGAATCACAGACCATCACAGACCAATCAGGCAAGTTAGCTGGACTTACggacttcttttctctctctgcattttgacttttaaaatagaataagagaaaggaagagaacaaaAATTAAAGGATATATAACTCTGTCCCTAAAAGCTCCAGGCCCTACCTCCTTTTAAACCCCAGTATCTGCCTCCACACTAATTAGTCTTCTCTATCTGTCCCCATGAGAGTAAGGTTGCAAAAGATCAAGGAAAGTGACTAGATAATTCCTTTATTACATTATAGAATGTAATGCTTGACTGACCTAAAACAGTGACCATTTACTTTGGCTTGAGCTTGTCCTAGTCAGGGTTGACATTCTATGTGGGAGCATGCAAGCTTTCTTGACTTTGGACTTCATCTCTTCTGAAGCTCTGCTTGGATCTTCTTCTCTCCTACTAGCTGAGAGAGCAGTCAGCGATGGGAAGACTGTAAGCATGGCCCCAGATGTCCCAGGCCTGCATCTGCCGAGTGGAGGGCAGCTGCCAGGAGAACATGGAAAGCTGGGATGCGGTGATCTGGAGGAATCTGGTGACTCTGGGGGTAGGTATTGGGTGTCCGTGACCCTCTACTGAAGTCCCTAGTGCAGAGTGcagggagggaagacagagacacCTAAAGCAGTACCTCACTGTGCCTTCAAACCCAAATAGAAGAAATACTTGGAGCCCCAGAAAACAAGCCCTCCACAGAAGTCAAAAACCAGTGAAGACAAACCAGTTTCCAGGGATCTCCATTTTTAAATGGGGAATATTTCAGTAATCCTCCAAAAGTCATCTGGTAGAAGGCATCTGACaaacttttctctttcttccattccCAGCTGACAAAAAGCTTACCAGGAAGCCACCTCGATTTTCCTCTCTCCTGCCAGATCCACGAGAActaattgaaattaaaaacaaaaaaaaggtacATGCATGTACTGCCCAGGACTCAGCCTCTGGCCATCTCTGTCTGGTCTTTTCAGACTTCTgtcacagaggaggagggagaatctAGCAGTTCTTTGTGGGGCTTCCTAAGGCTCGTCCTTAGCCCATGGGGTTTCAGCAAGTGCTTAGCCTTCTTGGAAGACTTCTACTCCTAAGCTGTGTCACTGGGCATTTCTTATTGTGCACCCCTGGGAAAATGCTATATCAGCTGAGACTCAACTGTGACTGGTAATGGGGACAGCAGCCCTGGGAGTTGGTGTCATGTAGGTCACTGAAGGTTATTGGTCATCTCTAGCTCTGGTGTGATGATTGGTAATAAAAGGGAATTGACATTTATTCTGGTGCTTTAGTAAAGTTCAAATAACTGTTTGTGCTTTTGGTTTTCTTAACAGAAGGAAACCCTATTTaaccctttcttcctttcactgCCATTCCTAAATGGCTGGTTTATGTGTGTCTTTGATTGCAGGGCTATGACACAACATATAGAACCTTATCATTACAGTTCATCCATCCTGCCCATGACACTCAGGGCTTTATAAGCcacataaccaaaaaaaaaaaaaaaaaaagggagaatccATCCATAAATAGGATGCTGGCTATCAACAGATGCCAGAAAAGGCATCTAAACAGACAATTCTCTCGTGTCTTCTACTCTTCACCCCAATCCTCAAGTTGAAAGGCAGCTGCCACATGCATCTTGAGCACCCAGAAAAAGAGTGATGAGGAGTTCCTCAGCCAGTTTTAGAGAGATATTCAGGGGAAAGCTAGGGCCAGCCTGACTCAGGGCTTGGTCCTGGAGTCACTAAGAACCCATCCCAGGggcctataatgtgaccagcTGGGAGCTGCAGTGCAGACCAGCCTGCCATCACCTGATGCAGGTCCAGAGCAGCTTGGGAGAcctctagtttttgttttgttttgttttccctccaGCTGCTAATCACTGGCACAGAGCAATTTAACCAGAAGCCAAAGAAAGGGATCCAGTTTCTACAGGAGAAAGGCCTTCTCACCATCCCCATGGACAATACAGAGGTAGCCCAGTGGCTCCGAGAGAACCCTCGACTAGACAAGAAAATGATTGGAGAGTTTGTGAGTGACCGCAAAAACATTGACCTGTTGGAGAGCTTTGTGAGGTGAGCAAGCTGTAAGGTAGAACATATTGGGTGATCAGTCTGGGGAGACAAGATGTCCCTCCCCCAAAGcagcctcagccagctcttgttgGTGACCCAGGTCACACACATTTCCTCTAACCACTGTTTATATCTGTTTGTACCAGAAGGGACCTCTTGCAAGATAGTTTTGGGAACCCCTCCATATTGTACAGATGGCATTGCAAAGCGGTGGAACTGGGTTTCATGGGGTGAGGTTTTATTAGGCAAGTTTGCTAACATGACAAGGACTAAGGTTGGAAGCTGTGTTAAGGATGACCATGAGGGGATGACCCCTTTGCCAGAGTCCTCAGCTTCCCCTCTGTCAGTAAAAGAAGTTCAGGGGGACAATGGCTAATAGAAGGCCCAATCATGCTTAGCTTTTACATCTTCAACCACTCCATCCTTCTTTTTCCTATAGCACCTTTAATTTTCAAGGTCTGCGACTGGATGAAGCTCTCCGCCTCTACCTGGAAGCCTTCCGTTTGCCTGGAGAAGCACCTGTCATCCATAGGTTGCTGGAGGCATTCACAGAGCATTGGAGGGTGAGTTTGAGTGCCAGGGGCTGAACCCAGATCCTAGGACAGTTTGAGGGCTTCTGAGAGCATGGCTAAAAACCCAGCTGTTGTCTCTTTAAGAGGCTTGAGAGTGAAGTCAATGAGCTACCCACAGAGAGACCCGCTTCTTATAAGGAGTTAGCAAGAGACTGGCCACTTTCTGGGTGATATCTTCTCTCAGCACCAGCACTGACCAGTGAGTTGGTAGTGAGGGCTTGACTGGCAAGAGAAGGACATTGACATAGGCGGGGTCTTTGCTTTTGCAGAATTGTAATGGCTCCCCATTTGCCAATAGCGATGCCTGCTTTGCCCTGGCCTATGCTGTCATCATGCTTAACACTGACCAGCACAACCACAATGTTCGCAAACAGAATGCACCCATGACTCTGGAGGTAAGCTTGGGTCCCAGCCAAAGCAAGAAAGAGATCCAGTGTGGCTTTAGAGGTAACAAGAACATAGGATTTCCAGCAGACATAATGGACAGAGTTCTGAACAAGGAATCAGGGAGGGATGGCTAACCCAGAAGGAAAACTGAGATGGGGGAGCTGGGCTCCTTCCTTGGCTGTTTCCTAGGTCCTAGCTACCACAGACTTGGGAGTTTCCTGTTGCCAggccaggggtgggggtgaggtAGGGTCAGCCAGCATTGACACCAGGGGCGGCAAGCTTACTATCCTGTTCCTAGGAGTTTCGCAAAAACCTAAAAGGTGTGAATGGAGGCAAGGATTTTGAGCAGGACATCCTGGAAGACATGTACCATGCCATCAAGTGAGTATACATGGAGACACTATAGCATCTGTGTTGGGGAGAGGCACATTGCCTCCCTAGCCAGTTTTCACAGTTTTGTCAGACTTTAGCTACTCACATGCCCTGGATTTAGCCTGGAAGCATAGCTGGGCACTGTACTCTTTGGGAGCTCATTTGTTAAAGAAACCTAAACAATATTGAGACTACAGCACTGTAAATCAGGATCCAAACTTATTTTCTGCAGTGGGGTGTTGTGGCCCCATTGCCTGGGTTTTCCTGTTTAGCTCACAAGACACAGTCTCTGACAGGATTTAAGGTGAGCCCCGGAGGGTGAGACTTGGACCAGAGGTCAGAGGTGGGAATCTTAGCTCTTTACTGCAAACCAGAAACTGTACAGAGAATTGTTCATCTCAACCCCAGAGAGTGAATTCTCCCTGAAGCACTCAGAGATAGCACTTTGAGATTgtaagcatttcttttctttctggtgCTGCGGGTGGGGTGGGACGCAGACCACTGAACTGCAGTTCAGGTGTTCTCAGTGGAGGATTGTCAATATGGGCAAAACCCTTGTCCTCGTTTGGAAACAGACTGACAGCAGTCAACTTGCTCCTTCCCTTACCACCTGGCAGGAATGAGGAAATTGTGATGCCGGAGGAACAGACAGGCTTGGTTCGGGAGAACTATGTCTGGAATGTTCTTCTTCATCGTGGTGCCACTCCCGAGGGCATATTCCTGCGTGTGCCTACCGGCAGCTATGATCTTGACCTCTTCACCATGACCTGGGGACCCACTATTGCTGCTCTCTCTTACGTCTTTGACAAGAGCCTTGAGGAGACAATCATCCAGAAAGCCATCTCAGGCTTCAGGTAGCCCGGCATTGGCCCTGGCGTTTCCCTCTTCCCTACCTCCCTGACTTTGCGTGGTTCTGTCCAGGTCTCTAAGTTTCCTCAGAAGGTTTCCCCTTTAGTTTTGGGAGATAGGCTGAAGCTTGGGAAAGCCCAGTCTGAAACAGACTCAAGAGTGGAAGTTTCTTCCTGGGACTTGTTGGGATGAGCCCCTTGTAAACCACCTCAGGAATGGGCAAGGACTCCTCGGCCTTCCAATGACTGTTTCTGGGATGGGGGTTGTGTTACAGGAAATGCGCCATGATTGCCGCCCACTATGGCCTCAGCGACGTATTTGACAATCTCATCATCTCTCTGTGCAAATTTACAGCTCTCAGTAGTGAGGTGAGCAGAGGCAGGCACTGTGGGTCAGACTCTTAAAGGACAACTGATGTTTAGCTGTGGATCTGCCCAGAGCTTCAGAGCTGGTTTCCCTTAGTATCTTTTTCTCCCCGTGTCTCGTAACTAGCTACACCAGAGCTTTGGTCATTTCTGTCTTATATACCTGGAATGAGAATAGTTTCCTTTCATGGAATGGAATTGGAGTTGTAAGAGCCAGAGAAGTCTTCAACCAGTTTAATCCTTCCCACCAGTATTGTAGGGGATTAAACAGGGATGATAGAGGGAATCTTAGGGAACCTAGGAAATTGTCCTAACTTAGCCTCTTCTCAACCTCTTTCCAGTCTATTGAGAACCTGCCCAGTGTATTTGGAAGCAACCCTAAAGCCCACATTGCAGCCAGGACAGTTTTCCATTTGGCTCATCGTCATGGTGACATCCTGCGGGAGGGCTGGAAGAATATCATGGAGGCCATGCTGCAACTATTCCGAGCCCAACTGCTACCCAAGGCCATGGTGGAGGTAATTCTCGTAAAAGACCAATCAGTAACAACAGTGCAAGAGCCCAGCACTGTGTGCTACCTGTGTACAGAGCTAGGTAAAAGTAGCACTGAGCCTAGTACTTGCCAAAACTCACTAGAAATGCTTCAAATGTAAGACCATGAATCTTGGGAGATCCCTGTTAACAAGCCATCATCAGTCACTGATTGGAGAGGATATAAGGTTATCAGAAAAAATCTAGAGGGGAAGCTGGGGGAGGAAATGCAAAAGGCATAAAGAAATGACTCTTGATGCACTTTTACAGGTTGAAGATTTTGTGGATCCCAATGGCAAGATTTCTCTACAACGAGAAGAGACTCCTTCAAACCGGTAAGGGCCTCCCACAGGCTAAAGGCCTTGGGAAGGGGGAGAGCCAGAACTTTGGGGCTTACCAGCACATGGGTCCTTCCTACAGAGGAGAGTCAACAGTGCTGAGCTTTGTGAGTTGGCTGACTCTGAGTGGACCTGAGCAGTCAAGTGTGCGGGGTCCATCCACCGAGAACCAAGAGGCAAAGAGAGTAGCATTGGACTGCATCAAGGTAAACTGCCTGCCCACTCGCTGTGAGGAAAGCCTGGAGCCCTTCCCACTGGAGAGATGCTGACCTCTGGACTGAAGAGCTGATGACCAGGACTGACCTTGCCCTTTCTGGCTCTTGGGGACGTTCTTGTCCCTTCAGCCCTTATTACAAGCTCCCTCTCttgtgccctccccccacccccagcaatgTGACCCAGAAAAGATGATCACAGAAAGTAAGTTCCTGCAGCTGGAGTCCCTACAGGAGCTCATGAAGGtacagaatgaagaaaggaaagggctggcagggctggctgggtcTCTGGGAGGAGCAATAGGGCAGTGGTGTGTACCCGGATGGCTCGTGAGGCAGACCCTGTGGTGGCCTCTCCATGTTGgctttcctgctgctgctctctgcagGCTCTGGTCTCAGTGACACCAGATGAAGAGACATATGATGAGGAAGATGCTGCTTTCTGTTTGGAGATGCTGCTCAGGATTGTGTTGGAGAACAGGTAGGAAAAAGATGAGGGCAATCATTAGGCAAGCCCTACATCTGTAAGAAACACACAGAACAGTCGACAGTAGAGGGAGATGTTGCTTATTACACCTCACTGCTTAGGATATGTAACTAGTGAACTATGGAAAGCCCGAGACTTACTACACAGTGTCCTCCCTGGTTGAGACTGTCTTCATTTCTTAATGTTGTCTGCAGGGATCGTGTGGGCTGCGTGTGGCAGACAGTCCGAGATCATCTGTACCACCTCTGTGTCCAAGCACAAGATTTCTGCTTCCTTGTGGAGCGAGCAGTAGTGGGCCTGCTGCGCCTGGCCATCCGGCTGCTCCGAAGGGAGGAGATCAGTGGCCAGGTAAGCAGGCGCATCCTGAGAGCAGGCAGGAACTCAGAGGGCTAAAGCACAGTGTCAGTTACAGAAATGAGCACACACAGTGAGTTCTTGTAGTGCTGTCTACCAGGGGCCCAGAGACTAGGTTGTGGGGTTGGTATAGTCTTAACAGACGGGATTAGTCTGAAAGGCCTCAGGCATGGAGCTAGTGTTTTGTACTTCTATAGGCTTCCATGAGAGTTCCGGAGTGCTGGATCACTGCTGCCCCTACCTCGTTTTCTAGCTCTTGGCACCCTTCTGAGCTCCATAGTCAACCACATAATGAACCAATGTAGAACTAATCACTGAGTTCAGTAAGTCCATAGCATGTAAGATGATCAACATTTCAGAAATTAATTATATGCGCATATTAACAATGACCACATGGAAACTGAAATTACAAATGTAATACCAAGACAGGCATTCAGCTTGCCAGCAAAGACACCAGTTGGAATGGCCATGTCCTGTATCAGGGTCACTGGGTTCAGTTtgcagctcctgatttcagctgcctgctaatgcagatcctggggaATAaagggtgatggcccaagtaactgggctcctgcacttacatggcaaaactgaatggagttcctagctttagccttggcccagccccagaatttgcaggcatctggagagtgaaccatcaggtagaAGTTCTTTgtctcaaataagtgaaaaaacaCATTATAGCTTATAGGTGttctaaataaagtaaaatacttaaaaatacaccaggccaaatgtccacccttCTATAAGATTTCTGAAATGACAAAATGTTAGTAGTTGCAGATTTGTTGCTAGGGGTTAGGGGTAGGAAGGAGAATATGGGTGGGGTTATGAAAGGGCAGCACGAGGAATCCTGTGGTGCCTAAGACTGTGTAGCATCTTAACCAGTTATGTGGAAATGAACACACAGAGGCTTACATACTAGGGAAATAAAGCCAGTGCATGTGAACCTACAACTATCTcggattttttgtttattttttaatgtgggtAAAGATGAGCAGCACCTTTAACTCCTATCCTAACCAAATTCTCCTCACTGGCCTGAGGGGGCCGGTAGGAAAGAAAGCTAGGTAGGAAGTTGTGCGTCTGCTGCTACTTCCTGCTCTCCACCCTGCATCCCAGGTATTGCTCTCCCTGCGAATTTTGCTGCTGATGAAGCCCAGCGTGCTATCCCGAGTCAGCCACCAGGTTGCCTATGGGCTCCATGAACTCCTTAAGACCAACGCAGCCAACATCCACTCGGGCGATGACTGGGCCACTCTCTTCACACTGCTGGAATGCATCGGCTCAGGCGTGAagcctccagctgctgctctacaggccacagccaggactgatGCACCTGACACTGGTGAGCGCTTTTCCCAGGGGGATTCACATGATTATAAATGCTTATGGTTTGAGAGATTGGggcaggaaaacaaaacacagcttactgcatctgccaggatcgGCCTCTGCCATATACCTGCCAGAGCGTCCATTGCCCTGCAGCCAGTGCATACATACTAAATAGCACGAAGGCAAATAGAAAGTTCCAGGCTTCCTACGGTCCTAATGATTGTTCTGCCAGACACTGTTCACACTCCCCCCTAACGGCTGCTACAAGATGCCAGAAGGAGCCCAAATTAGCCTGTTGCCCTTTTTGGTCAGGAAAGAAGCTATGAAGCAGGCATGTGTGTTAACAAACGTTAAGCAGGCACAGTGCTTAACATACCTCTTAAGGCACCACATCCCTATCTCCTTGCCAGGAtccaatcctggctctgcttctggtcacagcttcctgctaatttataccctgggaggaagcacttTGGTGCACGTAGTTATATCACTGCCccctcacatgggagtcctggattgagctcccaactcctggctctgcctggacccagctctaactgttgtgggtatttagggagtgagctagcagatgaaagacacagctccctctctcctcttacccctcccctctcctctttatctccctctcttaAGTAAAAAAATACTAATGCTTTATAAAAAGAAGTTGTTCAGGCTTGAGCTGTCTGGTGAAAAAGCTGAAAGTAAGCCAAGCCAGAGAGTAGGAAGACCAGTTAAACACCTGCATCTGAGAACCTAAATTGTCCCTTATCCCAATGTCCCATCCCCACCTTGATTCTGCCTTTCCCATTGCGTGGTTTAGGGGCCCAGTCTGACAGCGAGCTCCCATCCTACCATCAAAATGACATGAACCTGGACAGAGGGTACACTTCCGACTCAGAGGTCTATACTGACCATGGCCGGCCTGGAAAGATACACCGATCAGCCACAGATGCTGATGTAGTCAACAGTGGTTGGTTAGTGGTAAGTGAAGGGATGGGCAGCAGATGAGTCTTTCCTCCTGGTCCTCTGAAAGGGTGTCTGAGGGTAGCTAGGGCTCCAGTCTGGTTTTCCAGTTCCTCTCTGTACTTAACAGGTAGGGAAGGACGACATTGACAACTCCAAGCCGGGCTCGGGACCCAGCCGGCCAGGCCCTTCCCCGCTGGTTAATCAGTACAGCCTAACAGTGGGATTGGATCTGGGGCCACACGACACCAAGTCCTTGCTTAAGTGTGTGGAATCGCTGTCCTTCATTGTCCGTGATGCTGCCCACATCACACCCGACAATTTTGAACTCTGTGTGAAAACTCTGCGCATCTTTGTGGAAGCCAGTCTGAATGGTGGTAGGTCATGTAATAAGGGGCAGTTGAATAGCCAAGTGAATATGTGGGTctgggaaaaggaagggaaagaggcgAGGTATCTGAGTGTGGAATTGTGAGCTGGCTCTGGCTGTGCTCAGGATGCAAGTCCCAGGAGAAACGGAGCAAGAGTCACAAATACGACAGCAAAGGAAACCGCCTTAAGAAGAAAACCAAGGAGGGCTCAATGCTTCGGAGACCTCGGGCCTCCAGCCAACATGCCACTCGGGGTGGGCATAGCGATGAAGATGAGGATGAAGGCGTGCCTGCCAGCTACCATACGGTGTCTTTACAGGTCAGTCAGGACGTAAGTACGGcaccctttcctttctctcctccctgcacCTGAGATGtggggccaggtggggccagggaaagccagggctggcaggaagGGCCTGGACCCTCAACCACAACCTCCATAGTGAGCCCTTTATCCAGGTCCCACCTGTGTGCCTTTTTTGTCTGCATAAATtggtttttaaataaaggtttttgttttcatttggggGGTAGGTAATTTATGTCCTTGGTGTAAAGTTCAAAAGGGAGGCAAATGCGGGCTAGTTCCATTACCTTCTTGTCTCCAGCCACTAGTTCTCCCTGGAGGCACACATGCCTGTCAGTTTGTTCTCTCTTCTCCCAGAATTATTCTTGGCTACTCAGGCAGATGCAATTTTGTGAGCAGATTTTACACCACCAGATAAATGGAAAATGAGTTGCCTTAAGTACCCTATGTTGAAAATGGAAAGGTATTCAATCTAATCAGACACCATTAACCATCAACATGTCTGGGCCCAAGGTtggctttct
This window harbors:
- the GBF1 gene encoding Golgi-specific brefeldin A-resistance guanine nucleotide exchange factor 1 isoform X8, with the protein product MVDKNIYIIQGEINIVVGAIKRNARWSTHTPLDEERDPLLHSFSHLKEVLNSIAELSEIEPNVFLRPFLEVIRSEDTTGPITGLALTAVNKFLSYALIDPTHEGTAEGMENMADAVTHARFVGTDPASDEVVLMKILQVLRTLLLTPVGAHLTNESVCEIMQSCFRICFEMRLSELLRKSAEHTLVDMVQLLFTRLPQFKEEPKSYVGTNMKKLKMRAGGMSDASKWKKQKKSPRPPRHMTKVSPSSELHTPSGTTLSSNLTGGMPFVDVPTPVSSVSSEAASAVVSPSTDSGLEFSSQTTSKEDLTDLEQPGSPGYSTAPESGSNESGVPEQSDLQERAQVEKAQSASVESIPEVLEECASAADHSDSASVHDMDYVNPRGVRFTQSSQKEGTTLVPYGLPCIRELFRFLISLTNPHDRHNSEVMIHMGLHLLTVALESAPVAQCQTLLGLIKDEMCRHLFQLLSVDRLNLYAASLRVCFLLFESMREHLKFQLEMYIKKLMEIITVENPKMPYEMKEMALEAIVQLWRIPSFVTELYINYDCDFYCSNLFEDLTKLLSKNAFPVSGQLYTTHLLSLDALLTVIDSTEAHCQTKVLNSLTQQEKKEPAQVSHEAVDVTQEASNTERAVSDGKTVSMAPDVPGLHLPSGGQLPGEHGKLGCGDLEESGDSGADKKLTRKPPRFSSLLPDPRELIEIKNKKKLLITGTEQFNQKPKKGIQFLQEKGLLTIPMDNTEVAQWLRENPRLDKKMIGEFVSDRKNIDLLESFVSTFNFQGLRLDEALRLYLEAFRLPGEAPVIHRLLEAFTEHWRNCNGSPFANSDACFALAYAVIMLNTDQHNHNVRKQNAPMTLEEFRKNLKGVNGGKDFEQDILEDMYHAIKNEEIVMPEEQTGLVRENYVWNVLLHRGATPEGIFLRVPTGSYDLDLFTMTWGPTIAALSYVFDKSLEETIIQKAISGFRKCAMIAAHYGLSDVFDNLIISLCKFTALSSESIENLPSVFGSNPKAHIAARTVFHLAHRHGDILREGWKNIMEAMLQLFRAQLLPKAMVEVEDFVDPNGKISLQREETPSNRGESTVLSFVSWLTLSGPEQSSVRGPSTENQEAKRVALDCIKQCDPEKMITESKFLQLESLQELMKALVSVTPDEETYDEEDAAFCLEMLLRIVLENRDRVGCVWQTVRDHLYHLCVQAQDFCFLVERAVVGLLRLAIRLLRREEISGQVLLSLRILLLMKPSVLSRVSHQVAYGLHELLKTNAANIHSGDDWATLFTLLECIGSGVKPPAAALQATARTDAPDTGAQSDSELPSYHQNDMNLDRGYTSDSEVYTDHGRPGKIHRSATDADVVNSGWLVVGKDDIDNSKPGSGPSRPGPSPLVNQYSLTVGLDLGPHDTKSLLKCVESLSFIVRDAAHITPDNFELCVKTLRIFVEASLNGGCKSQEKRSKSHKYDSKGNRLKKKTKEGSMLRRPRASSQHATRGGHSDEDEDEGVPASYHTVSLQVSQDLLDLMHTLHTRAASIYSSWAEEQRHLQTSGHKIEADSRTLWAHCWCPLLQGIACLCCDARRQVRMQALTYLQRALLVHDLQKLDALEWESCFNKVLFPLLTKLLENISPADVGGMEETRMRASTLLSKVFLQHLSPLLSLSTFAALWLTILDFMDKYMHAGSSDLLSEAIPESLKNMLLVMDTAEIFHSADARGGSPSALWEITWERIDCFLPHLRDELFKQTVIQDPVPVEPHSQKPLISAHLAPAAGDPRTPSHPPAPEIPSELGTCDLEKPEGPRTSSSSPSSPGAPSPSRLSPTPEGPTPRAQSPLILQPLASPLQVGVPPMTLPIILNPALIEATSPVPLLATPRPTDSISTSEVN
- the GBF1 gene encoding Golgi-specific brefeldin A-resistance guanine nucleotide exchange factor 1 isoform X6; its protein translation is MVDKNIYIIQGEINIVVGAIKRNARWSTHTPLDEERDPLLHSFSHLKEVLNSIAELSEIEPNVFLRPFLEVIRSEDTTGPITGLALTAVNKFLSYALIDPTHEGTAEGMENMADAVTHARFVGTDPASDEVVLMKILQVLRTLLLTPVGAHLTNESVCEIMQSCFRICFEMRLSELLRKSAEHTLVDMVQLLFTRLPQFKEEPKSYVGTNMKKISPCLLNKLELSSGEQTKALNQLERLKMRAGGMSDASKWKKQKKSPRPPRHMTKVSPSSELHTPSGTTLSSNLTGGMPFVDVPTPVSSVSSEAASAVVSPSTDSGLEFSSQTTSKEDLTDLEQPGSPGYSTAPESGSNESGVPEQSDLQERAQVEKAQSASVESIPEVLEECASAADHSDSASVHDMDYVNPRGVRFTQSSQKEGTTLVPYGLPCIRELFRFLISLTNPHDRHNSEVMIHMGLHLLTVALESAPVAQCQTLLGLIKDEMCRHLFQLLSVDRLNLYAASLRVCFLLFESMREHLKFQLEMYIKKLMEIITVENPKMPYEMKEMALEAIVQLWRIPSFVTELYINYDCDFYCSNLFEDLTKLLSKNAFPVSGQLYTTHLLSLDALLTVIDSTEAHCQTKVLNSLTQQEKKEPAQVSHEAVDVTQEASNTERAVSDGKTVSMAPDVPGLHLPSGGQLPGEHGKLGCGDLEESGDSGADKKLTRKPPRFSSLLPDPRELIEIKNKKKLLITGTEQFNQKPKKGIQFLQEKGLLTIPMDNTEVAQWLRENPRLDKKMIGEFVSDRKNIDLLESFVSTFNFQGLRLDEALRLYLEAFRLPGEAPVIHRLLEAFTEHWRNCNGSPFANSDACFALAYAVIMLNTDQHNHNVRKQNAPMTLEEFRKNLKGVNGGKDFEQDILEDMYHAIKNEEIVMPEEQTGLVRENYVWNVLLHRGATPEGIFLRVPTGSYDLDLFTMTWGPTIAALSYVFDKSLEETIIQKAISGFRKCAMIAAHYGLSDVFDNLIISLCKFTALSSESIENLPSVFGSNPKAHIAARTVFHLAHRHGDILREGWKNIMEAMLQLFRAQLLPKAMVEVEDFVDPNGKISLQREETPSNRGESTVLSFVSWLTLSGPEQSSVRGPSTENQEAKRVALDCIKQCDPEKMITESKFLQLESLQELMKALVSVTPDEETYDEEDAAFCLEMLLRIVLENRDRVGCVWQTVRDHLYHLCVQAQDFCFLVERAVVGLLRLAIRLLRREEISGQVLLSLRILLLMKPSVLSRVSHQVAYGLHELLKTNAANIHSGDDWATLFTLLECIGSGVKPPAAALQATARTDAPDTGAQSDSELPSYHQNDMNLDRGYTSDSEVYTDHGRPGKIHRSATDADVVNSGWLVVGKDDIDNSKPGSGPSRPGPSPLVNQYSLTVGLDLGPHDTKSLLKCVESLSFIVRDAAHITPDNFELCVKTLRIFVEASLNGGCKSQEKRSKSHKYDSKGNRLKKKTKEGSMLRRPRASSQHATRGGHSDEDEDEGVPASYHTVSLQVSQDLLDLMHTLHTRAASIYSSWAEEQRHLQTSGHKIEADSRTLWAHCWCPLLQGIACLCCDARRQVRMQALTYLQRALLVHDLQKLDALEWESCFNKVLFPLLTKLLENISPADVGGMEETRMRASTLLSKVFLQHLSPLLSLSTFAALWLTILDFMDKYMHAGSSDLLSEAIPESLKNMLLVMDTAEIFHSADARGGSPSALWEITWERIDCFLPHLRDELFKQTVIQDPVPVEPHSQKPLISAHLAPAAGDPRTPSHPPAPEIPSELGTCDLEKPEGPRTSSSSPSSPGAPSPSRLSPTPEGPTPRAQSPLILQPLASPLQVGVPPMTLPIILNPALIEATSPVPLLATPRPTDSISTSEVN